TGAATTTTTCAGAAATTCTGTAAACATTGACCTTTCCCAGTTTGACCACTCTTAGCACTAATTAGTACCTTATATTTTTGCTGTTGAGCTCATTCAATTAAGCATTTAAACATATCATGCCTTATTGTTATTTGATTGTTTTACATAcctagtttttatttcttcaataatTATAAGCACCTTTAAATTCAGGAATTTGTCATTCCTTTCTTTAGGCAAAACTTATGATTATTACATTGAATTACATGTGaaggtaccttttttttttttaaatgatataagtCCATAACATTGTAAACATGTGGTGGAATTTAGTCTCTGCTTACTATGCAAAATTCAGAGGCAAAAATATTAGGACTTTTAAAACAGATTCTTCTTTATTGGGCTCAGGAATATAGGTTGGAAATTCAAATCCAGAACAGAACAGACCATAAGAAATTGCTGATAAGCTTTTATTTAGCATAAAACTCATAAAATTTCAAACTCTCTTGGTCCTTTGGGGCCACTTATCCAATGCCCTCATTTTATTACTGGGCAAATCAAGGTGCAGAGACACAAGTGACTCACCTCAGGTCTCAGTGAGAGTGAATGGAAGGGAACCTGAACTTGGATCTTCCTTTCCCAGTATTGTGCCTTATATTGATAACACTGTTGTGGTTTTCACAGTGTACCAGGATCCCGTCAACAGGCTTGGCATCACATTTTGATGAAGTTATAAATGTCTTTCTGTAATAAATGGGGCTATATATTATCATTACAATAGGCATTTGGTTGCCTTTCAGCATCAAGTGTTACTGCAAGGCTGTGACCAAGATCTTACATCTGTTTAACAagtaattcattttcatttctactatgtgccaaacactgGGCCAGGTGCAGAGAGCCCAGTGTTCTAGATGACATTAAGGTGTGCTTCTTGGCTCTTACTTCTGCTGATTGTCCCCAGTGGTATATGTAGCCTGAAGTCTAGTCAAATCAGTATCCCACAGGGCAGATAGCCCTGCCACAGTGATAGCCAAATCCTTGGCCATAGGCAATAAAGAAAAGTGGACATGATAATTTAATGCCCAAAATAGACTCTGCTGTATAAGTTTATGTGTAATagttacacagatttttttcaggcaTCTCCAAACTTACTTTttggtatatataatttttttatggttacatactatatataattataaagagaaatataatcaTAATAGTTATATATTGAGTCACTGCATGTATTCTTCAATAGATtctgaaatgaaaacaattattttgttgGAGAGAAGTGTCCCTCTCCTACACATAATTTGTCCCCTACAAAAGATAGAAGGAATTTCTATGCTTAGAATGCTACCACCTGGCAGTAAACTTGATTATCAATTCACGTGGCTTTTACcagctttgaagccaggcaaTTCTTGTCGAATTTTTAGTTTGAACAAATGTGCATTATTTCACATTTTGAACCTTGGGTATTTATTATGACATTCTTTCAGATTTGCATAATTCAAAGTTGCATAAAATTAGACTGCAATGTTTTCTCAGGAGGgtggaaaacaaaaaaagttggGACCTTTGAGCAGGTGGTATAAAcattcaggaaaagtagaagatGTAATCCTTATTCTTAAATAGCATCAGCTGCATTAGGAAAATCAAACAGATGTATATAAAGCACATGAGTACATTCCAAAGCAGTATTTCTCAGCCTTTTTGCCATTATGCTCCCCAAGaacttttctagaatttttttttctaattgcccCCTACTCCATGGAAATTTATATTACAGATCTACTGTTTATGTTCTATCTGTATATGTGTGCTTCATACACAATTTTAGTAAGATTTTTAATTCCCCAGTAACCAGTTTTCATCCTCTTAGGGGTATAATTTCCCTCATTTAGAATGCATGATTTAAATAATACATGCCTAAGtatatgataataaaataaaacccaggtTAACTACATATAAGACCCTGACGATGAGAGTAATAGACACAGGGCATGGACAAAAATGTATAAATCAGTGGCTATGgatgaaatatgaaaaatcaaaattaaccaatatttaattaaattttgacatgtacacactaacttaaaatggataaccaataaggtcCTACTTTATAACACAAAGGACTGCTCAGTGTCATGTGGAAGCCTTGATGGGAGGGCgagaatacatgtatattttagactgagtccctttgctgtccacctgaaactatcaccgcattgtaaatcagctgtactccaacataaaatgaaaagttgaaaaagaTGTTTGTGAAACATAATATGGTACCAGTTTCACGTTTTGTTCCATGCTGAGCTCTAAAAAATTATATTGCATTTGAAAAGAGTTTGTAAGTTAGATTTTCTCACTTCTTAATAATCCCTGAAAAAATGAGTTACTTATAACCAAAGTTCAAAAACTGAATTATTGAAAACATTGCAAAATCTTTGTAgcaacacgcacacacacatacacacacacatatttaaagtgGGACATGAGTACATTTAATATATGTCACATAATGTTGGGTGGCAGTTCCAAAAATAGGCTTGGGAAGACTTCCTCGGGAGTGAAAGCTGAGTCCCACCTTGACTGCGCCGTGGGTACTGTGCCAGAATTGGTATATGGAAGACAGAGGGAAGCAGAAGGAGGTGGCAGCTCCCCTTGGACATAAGTGGTTGGTAtctttatatatgtgttaaagaaaaatacttaacAGAATTAATTATCTTTGGTTAAGGAGCCCTTTTAACAAGGCCCCGAAGGCCATATATTCATTGTACAAACTGAGTTCTTAGCAACTGTGAAACATACAGAGATGTATACACAGACCCACCCTGAAAACAAAGAAGATATGtgccatttttttttactgttttccaaCAGAATCCTGTTACTTCCTGTGAGCCCCatttaagtttgtttttaattgggggGGGGTGTTGGGAGGAAGTGAtaacaaaagacaaaacagaagtTGGATGTGATATAAATTGTTTCAGAAATAACTTGGGTTTATTCTGCTTATATTTTAGGTGATTAGTGTTTTAAAGTTTCTAAAAATCTTAAATTATGACTTTTAGTACAGTGTGACAAGAGGTCACTGATCTTGAGTTTTCACCACAGGTGGCCCTACTTTCCTGGTTATCATGGGCGGTGATAATCTTCTTTTTGACAGATAGGGTTTAGGAGTTGTCCCACGTTGAACTTGGATTTATTATGAACATCAGGTCTGTATTGATCTTCATTTTTCCAAcctcatttcttgtttctttcaaGTTACCTCTGGGAGATCTGTAATATTAGGGCTACAGAGGATGCCTTGTTGTTGAGAAAAGTTTGAAAAGTTGGCTGTGGTTATGTTTCAAGTTTACATTTAGAATTTCAGGGAAAGGAAGTTGAACTGGATTGGAATGTTGGTAATAGTAACAGCTTGCAATTATGGGACGTTCAGACTTTTTCAGATTTCAGTGTTGTCACTTTACAAGCTTCTTACAGATGTCCACAGGAGGAATATGTGCATTCTAGAATCTTTGAAAGATAATCAGGGAAGTGAAATGACTTGTCTATAATTATCTAGCCAGCCTATTGCTTGGCTTCCTTctatttgctgttgtttaaaCTGTGACCCTCTTGctcttttataacttttatttttccctttttttggggggggtaatgttttgttattttttaaatttatttttcacttttctccttgtacttttttttttaaattttatttaaagtacaTCTGTATTGAGCAGTTCCAAGTCTCATATAATGAAGGTAAAATCAGTCATTACATTTAAAACACTGCTTGCCTTTGAATTTGACATTTTGGCCATAACTTTATCTTCTCACCCCTGGAAATATGCCCCTCCTGTTTGCAGTGATCTTTGGTAAAACATCTCACCTCTGAACTCCGTTTGCTCACGGCCAAATGGAGAATTTGTTACCCATTACTACTTGAGAGGGATTACCTTGACTTCCTCTGGGTGAACAGTATCACTTGAGGAGGTTCCCTTGGTGTCAAATGAGATTGCTAGTGGTATAGACCCACCTTGCAGGACTGGTGAAGAGTGAATGCAAGTTGGGTACAAAAAAATCAAGCTCCTGAGGGCAAATCGGAAAGCTTAACCACCGAGACCGTAGAGGATACGGCCCTGGTGCTTGAGAGCCTAGACCACGTCTATGGCGGTGACAGTCTTCCGCTTGGCGTGCTTGGTGTAGGTGACCGCGTCCCGGATCACGTTCTCCAGAAATACTTTTAGGACCCTACGGGTCTCCTTGTAAATGAGCCCAGAGATGCGCTTCACACCACCACTACGAGCCAGGCAGCGGATAGCAGGCTTAGTGATGCCCTGGATGTTGTTGCACAGAACCTTGCGGTGGCGCTTAGCACCACCTTTCCCCCGGCCTTTGCCGCCTTTGCCGCGTCCGGACATGGCTTCCCGAGGAGCAAATCAACAGCAACTAACAAGCTGGTTGTATGGTGTTGTCCATAGAAAATAAATGATGTAAGGCTTGCTCTTCTCATTAGACGTTTTGCTACTTAGAATAAAGTTATTGACCAAGGTTGAGGTTTGAGAGTTAAGGATGTTTTTAATGGAAACATCACTAGCATCCCAGCCAACTGGAAAGTAAACTTTTCTAAATAGCAAACAAAAGATCACTGGCAACTTTGCTCCTAGAAATACTGATATGCCAGGCTTAAAGATGGCTCCTCAGTAGAGAACTCACTCTTCTCTCATGTGGCGAATCTGTTTTGGTGGAAAGATGGCCAAGGGTGTGCACCTCTACAAAGGTTGGCAGTGAGATGCGTTTATTCCCAATGAAGGGCCTACTTTTTTGCAAAGGGCCAGAGCTCTTCTAATGTCACCACTAATAAGACTTTTTCAAAGAGCCCTTGGGCTTCTTTCAGTGTTTCTGGTTGCAGAGGAGAATTCTCTTAAAGTAGGAATTAAtggttttatttactttgttaGGAAGAGCATatgtttgaattatattttttggCTACATTTCTCTTGATCTCTAACTCATAACTGAATTCTAATGCCTCGAGGTATTTGCCAGATGGCCACATCTTAGGAATAGTCCAAATTTTTATTCAGgtgtttctctttcatatttcacCCCcctcaaaagaatgaaaaatatattcaggATATAAACATTTTGATATGAATGTACCTTTCTTTTaagcaagagaaaaaggaaatagtaaCACGGGTCTCCTGGAATTTTACCAGTGAATATAGATAGCCAGAACAGAGCTTATAAATGGGTAAAGTGATATGATGTAGTTTATACAGTAAAGTGAGGCCATATACTTCTAGAACACCAAACTTGCCTTATCTACCTCATCTCTTCCTAATAGGAACAAGGTAGTGGAAGAAGAAGGATAATTAATCCTTGATTAGATCCCGTTATTACTTGCCAGTAGCCATtggatttccatttccatttctagtTTCTGAGACGTCTTTCTTTTGTGATCCTTTGAGTCAACAGTTGTCTAAAtttccatgttttattttctccttttcttccataGATCAGCTTGGTAAATAAGTATGTCTGGTCTCTCATTATCTTTCCTGTTTGAAACACATACTTTAAGAGATGAAGAAGAAGGCTGAAATTGGTGCTTGTAAAAAGCTTCTAGCTTGTTGATATGCATTGCTTCCATGGAGTAGTTTCCTGATCCcaattttgaagtttatttttagatAACACTAACAAAACACTAGCCAGTTTGaattcattttcctgttttcagaAAACAGTGAATTGGCAGATATTCAGAGAACTGGCAGATGTTCTgagaaccagggcttccctggtagctcagctggtaaagaatctgcctgcaattcaggagaccctgcctcgattcctgggtcaggtagttcccctggagaggggaatggctacccatctctgtattcttgcctggtaaatcccatgcatagaggaacctggcaggctacagtccatggggtccccaaagagtcagacatgatcagtgactaacactttcagagaaCTAAAAAGAACATAAGACATATCAGAATAGAATTTTGGAGCTGGAAGTGGAACTAAACAGCATCCAATCTAATCCTTTCTTACTGCAGGCAAAGACATGTGAGTTCAAAGAAGTTAAGTTCCTTCCTCGTACATAGTTGAGCCGGGACATGAGCACTTACTTTTCCACTTTTTGCCCAGTGCTTTTCCACTATCAAAAAGAATTATAATACAACAAGCAGGACCAAAGTTATAAAACTTCCATTCCAGACAGGGATTTGCCTCAAATGAAGTTTACTTAGCAATTCTAGTTCTGTCTCCTGCCTACTTTTTCCTCCTTAATTATTGttgttaatttgcatttattgatTCATCTGCCAGGTGAACTATTTCATTGCACAAGCTAGTATTATAAACCCTCTTAGAGATTACACACTAAAAAGGACAAAATGTGGCTGTAATTTAAAACCTTGTTTTCCAGGACTTTACCAACATTTCTCTTATCTtctaaaatagatttttctttgtaGCAGTCTGTTCAGCACCAATCACAAGATTCTTGGAAGGATGAGaaactgatttcttttcctttcctgttcttATTTCATTATTACCCCTTTACCTTTTCAAACTCTGCTTCATTACTTCTTTTGGAGGATGGATTGACTAGTTTAttgatttattcaataaatattatatttggtGACTACTATATACCAGTCTTAGGCTGAACTCtgggaaacagaaagacaaaaaaagtaCTGAGTTCCTGAGTTCCTGTGGACTTATCATTTAGCATAGGGAGGAGGAAACCTGTGGCAGAGGGACCAACTGGGATGAAGTGGCAAGAGcagtttcttgtcttttttgCAGCATGACATAGACAGAAAATGATAATATTGTATGACAAATGGCAGGACCCTGGTGGTAGTTTGGAAGCCTGAGAGGTTATTCTTGGATAGATGCAAATGAGTGGTATTATAATAGAGCTTGGCTGTGCACAGCCCTTAGCACGCAGCTGTTAGTATGTGCCATTACCCCACACCCTGTTACCAGGCAGCAGTTACCCCGGGACTGTTAGTGGTCCTGCTTAGCCATTGGTTGGTAATGcagtgggcccctcccccaagcgACCAACTGTCAATAAATGACCGTTAGTGGTCCTGTTCAGCCATTGATTGGCACAACAGTGGGCCCCTGTATCAAGTGACCAATTGTCAATAAGTGACCCTTAGTGGgcccatggggtttccctggtggctcagacaataaagaatccacctgcaatgcagaagatgtcaattcgattcctgcattgggaagatcctctggaaagggaatggctacccactccagtattcttgcctggagaatcccatggacagaggagcctggcagactatagtccatgaggtcacaaaaagttgcacatgtctgagtgactaagcacaagtgGGCTAATTTCAGCCAACAGTCAGAGGAGAGGTGGTCTTCAAGCTGAGAGTGAGGTAAGAGGCGGATCCTGACCTTCTCTCCTCAGGATCATCAGGTGAGCTGGGGCCAAAGGAACAGGTTGGTGGCTGTGTCCTGCAGGGCTCTGGAGCCACCCATGCCAAGTCCACACACTGTCTCGGCCCAGACCTTGAGGTGGCAGTGAACCTCTCCCTTATCCCTGTCTCTGCAACCTAATGACAGCAGCTGTCTACTTGGGTCATAGTCTGAGAGACCTGTCCCCATGGTGCCAGTGGTTTGAGGAGCTTGAGGGCCAGTTGGGTCCTAGGCACCTGGCTCCCTCAGTGATGACAGGTGAGCAGGGTTTGGGGACCTGGCACTGAGGGCACTGCTAGCTGGGCTCTGCCTCCTCTGAGCCAAGACCAGGACCTCAGAGGGTGAAAGTTGTGTCTTGTGACATTGCCCTTTCTTGTCAAatcagagaataacatttgtttggTGAAGATTTATGGGAACATGATTAGCTGACTGtgacctgacctcaagaacaaaggatctgacaccaaGACGTTCACAACAATTAACCACGCATCTCTCTCACCTTTCCTAGAAAAGGGCTTTGCTGCAAGCTTTTGGGGGAATTTGGGGTTTTTAAGGCACAAGCCACCTGTCTCCTTGCACGGCCTTCAATAAACCTGTCTCTGCTCCAAATTCCGACGTTTTggtattgtttggcctcactgtgtgatgggcatatggacatgagtttctgtAACGGTATGTCCTGCAAACCTCAGCCTCCATATAGCCAGCCCAAGGGTGAGATGATCAACTTCTAGCCCTGGCTAGCTCGTTGGGATGCCCTACAGTAGTCTTGGAAAGGAAATGTTTTCCTTAAATAAGGAAGTTACAgtaaaaatggagggaaaaaaaaaaagattaacctGAAAGATATTGGGGAAATGGGATTGATATGACTTGGTGAGTAGTTGAGATAAGGGGAAGAAGTTAAGGATTGTTCTTGAGTATGTGACCTGATCACCTGAGTGCATGATGGTGCCATATACTGAGGTGGTAAATCTTAAAGTAGATGGAAAAAGAGGAGGTAGAAGCTGTGATTATGCTTGAATTAGGTCCTTGAATGAAGTGCAGACAATTTCCAACAGAATTGACTGGGGCCTGGAAAGGGCCGGGCTAGTTTAAACTCTGCTCAAGCCTGACAAGTTAAGGAAAATATAGCTGTTTGGAGATTTCTGCCTTTGCCCCTGAGTCCTGATATGACTTTTGAAGATATGGTTTctattaaatgctgctgctgctaagtcgcctcagtcatgtctgactctgtgcgaccccatagacggcagcctaccaggctcccccgtccctgggattctccaggcaagaacactggagtgggttgccatttccttctccaatgcatgaaagtgaaaagtgaaagggaagtcgctcagtcatgtccgactcgtagcgaccccatggactgcagcctaccaggcccctccatccatgggattttccatgcaagagtactggagtgggttgccattgccttctccttctattAAATAGTAAAGTTTTAAATAAGGAACAATAGTTTGTATAAATTTGTAGTGGGGTGTTGTGAGTTTTCAATTGATGGTTCTGTGCAATGGAGACTCTGAAATGCAGAGTTTGAACACAGAAGATTTATTGGGGGTTCTCATTAGAGATAATCCTATAGAGAAGTGATGAGAGGAAGAATGGACAGAGGGAAAAGCAGATTTGGAATGAGAAGTCAGCCAGTTCAACCTGGAGCTCTGGATGCCACTTCATGGTACTGAACATGGAGGCAAAAGGGCCTGGTCTTTCTATCCCCACATGAACCATTTTTCTGTGCCTGCCTTCCAGAAGAGGGCATAACTTTAATGCACAAGAGAACTTGAATGGCACAGTTCTCAGAACAGGCCAGTGTCCAGCCAGTGAGGGACATAGCTGTGAGCCGTTAGCAGCCGATATTGCAAGTAGATGGAGGAGAGTAGGATAGCTATGCCAGATCTGAAGAAGGGATCTGGGGTGGAACCCTGGAGTATCCACCACTCTGATAAGTGAAGGTTTCTGGTAGGCAGTCTCCATAAGCCTGGCTTAGAGAGGCGAACTTGGCATTCACTACTGTGCAGAAGATCACTGAGGTCATGGGTATGATCACAGTGTACAAAGAAGAATTAGAACAGAACCTTGGGCAATATCAAAACTTAAGGAGTAAGGTAAATAAGGGAGCCCGAAACATAAAGAGTGTCTCAGGAGGCTGGAAACTCAAGGAATACTGGTCATTGGATCCAGGTAAAAAAGGCACATCAGCAGTGTGCAGTGTTGCAAATCAACCTGTCTGtggaacagaaacagaatcaccgGCACAGAGAGCAGGCTGATGGTTGCCTAAAGGGAGGGGCTTGGGGGAGGAATGGACTAGGAGGTTGCGTTTAGCAGATGATAAgtttttatatacagaatggataaacaacaaagtcctactgtatagcacagggaactatattcaatatcctatggcaaaccaaaatggaaaagaatctatgtATAACCGAGTCATTTTttaacagcagaaattaacacagtattgtaaatcaactatacttcaataaaagatgaTGGAAAAAAACCCGAAAAATTGCAGTGTGTCAGGAAGGCCTTGAAAATGCCAAGTGGATTTAACAACCAAGGACTGGTTGTGATTTGAGGGAAAGCAGTTTTGTTGGAGTTCTGGAGGCAGAAGCCAGATTGTAGTAGGTGAAGGTAAGAGCAGAAACCGAGAATAAGTGACACAGTGTGCAGACAACTTTATTAAGAGGTTTGTGCCTTAAGGAAGGAGGGTGAGGTACAGCAGAAGGAATGCACAGAATGGAAACTGTTTCACCTTGTTTTACTTGATTTTAGTAAGGGAAAGATTTGAGCATGTGTGAGTGATGATTGGGTAATAGTGAGCTAAGAATCTGAAAAGAGATAGAGGTGAGATGAGGCTGAAGAGGCAGGAGGGGGTCAGATGCAAACTACAAATGGGGTTGGAAGCCTCAGAGTATTTTAGCTATttaaactggaaagaaaacagcTCACGTAGAGAGCAGCCGTTTTAAGAACTGCACAATAAATGTTGGTTATAGCAACAGATGGAGTTTGATTCAAACTCCCTATTATCAGAGGCAATGCTGAAAAATACCCACATGCATATAAACCTTCTCTAAAGTCACTGGAAAATACTTAGAAAATGGACTAGGCTTGAAGAGGCAGGGATGAGAGTGCAATCTATAACAGCTTCAAAGTAGCCCTTCAGCTAGAACACTTCAGCCTATTTTAACAAGAATGCTTTAAGCACCTAGTATGTGTAAGGACTAGTGACAAAGATGTATACTGTGCAAAGAGCTGTGAACTTGTACTTGGGACACAGGTTTAATTCTTGACTTATTGAGGACTTTCAGGgagaattcatttatttgttagACAATTTTTCTCCTTAAATCAAAACCGTCATTTCTGGTGTTTGAAAATACTAGCTTTATGAGTTTGGCACGTAGTCAAACTTTGTggtcctctgtttcctcatttttaatatgttgtttgatGATTGCTAGGCCTCCTTTGAGATCTGTTGCTCTGGATTCACAAGATGAGGGCTTTGAGGTGTGACTTAGAAAGAAGACTGTTGGTAGCCATGAATTGTCCCCAGTCCTCAGTACTTGAATTGATAGTATTCAGTGAGATTCATAGAAGTAAAGTGACTTGCCAAAGTCCCACAGTTGGCCCTTGAGGGTCTTGGTAGGAACTTGGCTGAATCCCCATCTCCCATTTGAGTCCTCATTCTTTATTCTCAAGTTCCTACACCTAGGTGATCAAT
The nucleotide sequence above comes from Bos indicus isolate NIAB-ARS_2022 breed Sahiwal x Tharparkar chromosome 7, NIAB-ARS_B.indTharparkar_mat_pri_1.0, whole genome shotgun sequence. Encoded proteins:
- the LOC109561300 gene encoding histone H4-like; this encodes MSGRGKGGKGRGKGGAKRHRKVLCNNIQGITKPAIRCLARSGGVKRISGLIYKETRRVLKVFLENVIRDAVTYTKHAKRKTVTAIDVV